The following proteins are encoded in a genomic region of uncultured Hyphomonas sp.:
- a CDS encoding AAA family ATPase, with the protein MSFMMRKSQERPAPRPTPRRVEPASIIAVASGKGGVGKTFMAITLASAFAQAGKRTLLVDGDLGLANVDVQLGIAPETDLAAVIAGWVELDDAVTPVDGGAADGGFDVLPGRSGSGALAELPPEEVARLAAGLSALALQYDQVVLDLGAGIEANCMRLARAADKALMVITDEPTSMTDAYAFIKVLRGYAPNVEPVICINQADSRAAGQRTYEAIARACQTFLGFRPNLAGVVIRDPKVRDAIRCQKTLISTDPQAQPIQDAIAISQMLIGDAPAAELGN; encoded by the coding sequence ATGAGTTTCATGATGCGCAAATCACAGGAACGCCCAGCACCGCGGCCGACACCGCGCCGGGTCGAACCTGCCTCGATTATCGCGGTTGCAAGCGGGAAGGGCGGCGTCGGCAAGACGTTCATGGCCATCACGCTCGCTTCAGCTTTCGCACAGGCCGGGAAACGTACTCTGCTGGTAGACGGTGACCTTGGCCTCGCCAATGTCGACGTCCAACTCGGGATCGCACCGGAGACGGACCTCGCTGCCGTGATCGCAGGCTGGGTCGAACTCGACGATGCGGTGACCCCGGTTGATGGCGGCGCTGCCGATGGCGGGTTCGATGTGCTGCCGGGCCGGTCAGGCTCTGGCGCGCTGGCCGAACTGCCACCGGAAGAAGTTGCCCGTCTTGCCGCTGGCCTGTCTGCGCTGGCCCTGCAGTACGATCAGGTAGTGCTCGATCTCGGCGCCGGCATCGAGGCGAACTGTATGCGGCTCGCCCGTGCTGCCGACAAGGCGCTGATGGTGATTACCGACGAGCCGACATCGATGACTGACGCCTATGCCTTCATCAAAGTGCTGCGCGGTTATGCGCCGAACGTCGAGCCTGTGATCTGCATCAACCAGGCCGACAGTCGTGCGGCAGGACAACGGACATATGAGGCGATTGCCCGGGCCTGCCAGACATTCCTTGGCTTCCGTCCGAATCTCGCTGGCGTTGTGATCCGCGACCCGAAGGTCCGCGATGCGATCCGCTGCCAGAAGACACTGATTTCCACAGATCCCCAGGCTCAACCTATCCAGGACGCCATCGCCATCAGCCAGATGCTGATCGGTGACGCCCCGGCAGCGGAGCTTGGCAATTAA
- a CDS encoding response regulator transcription factor, producing MRVLLIEDDSAVARSIELMLKSAGFNIYTTDLGEEGVDLGKVYEYDMIILDLSLPDISGYEVLKQLRMGRVNTPVMILSGNPDIEAKVRTLGYGADDYLTKPFNKDELIARITAIVRRSKGHAESVIRTGEILVNLDAKTVEVDGDRVHLTGKEYQMFELLSLRKGTTLTKEMFLNHLYGGMDEPELKIIDVFICKLRKKLQQATGGNHYIETVWGRGYVLRDPRPSSKNNEVEEAA from the coding sequence ATGCGCGTCCTGCTAATTGAAGACGATAGCGCGGTCGCGCGTTCCATCGAGCTGATGCTGAAGTCTGCAGGCTTCAACATCTACACAACTGATCTCGGTGAAGAAGGTGTCGATCTGGGTAAAGTGTACGAGTACGACATGATCATCCTCGATCTGTCGCTGCCCGACATCTCCGGCTACGAAGTCCTCAAGCAGCTGCGCATGGGCCGCGTGAATACGCCGGTCATGATCCTCTCCGGTAACCCGGACATCGAAGCGAAGGTCCGTACGCTGGGCTACGGCGCTGACGATTACCTCACCAAGCCGTTCAACAAGGACGAGCTGATCGCCCGTATCACGGCGATTGTGCGCCGCTCGAAAGGCCATGCCGAGAGCGTGATCCGCACCGGCGAGATCCTGGTGAACCTCGACGCGAAGACGGTGGAAGTGGACGGCGACCGCGTGCACCTCACCGGCAAGGAATACCAGATGTTCGAGCTGCTCTCTCTCCGGAAGGGCACGACGCTGACCAAGGAGATGTTCCTGAACCACCTCTATGGGGGCATGGACGAGCCGGAACTGAAGATCATCGACGTCTTCATCTGTAAGCTCCGCAAGAAGCTGCAGCAGGCCACCGGCGGCAACCACTATATCGAAACGGTCTGGGGCCGCGGCTATGTGCTGCGCGATCCGCGCCCAAGCTCGAAGAACAACGAGGTCGAAGAGGCCGCATAA
- the recR gene encoding recombination mediator RecR, whose product MSQRSAGPEILRLIELMSRLPGFGPRSARRAALFLLKRRDTLLLPLAEAMSDAGHRIEKCEVCGNYDTLQPCAVCQSGGRDEGLICVVEDVPDLWALERGGSYKGRYHVLGGVMSAVDGITPDDLNIPSLVSRIDAGGVREVILALNATFEGQNTAHYVADQLAGKGVQITYLAHGVPVGGELDHLDDGTLAAALRARRTSE is encoded by the coding sequence ATGTCACAGCGTTCTGCCGGCCCAGAGATTCTTCGTCTGATCGAGCTGATGTCCCGCCTGCCAGGCTTCGGGCCGCGCTCGGCGCGCCGGGCGGCGCTGTTCCTGCTGAAACGGCGCGATACGCTGCTGCTGCCGCTGGCCGAGGCCATGTCCGATGCCGGGCACAGGATCGAGAAATGCGAAGTCTGCGGGAACTATGACACGCTGCAACCCTGCGCGGTCTGCCAGTCGGGCGGGCGCGATGAAGGCCTGATCTGCGTCGTGGAAGACGTGCCGGACCTCTGGGCGCTGGAGCGGGGCGGGTCATACAAGGGGCGGTATCACGTGCTTGGCGGGGTGATGTCCGCCGTCGACGGCATCACACCGGACGACCTCAACATTCCTTCGCTCGTCTCACGCATCGATGCGGGCGGTGTGCGCGAAGTGATCCTGGCGCTGAATGCCACGTTCGAGGGCCAGAACACGGCTCACTATGTGGCAGACCAGCTGGCCGGGAAGGGGGTGCAGATCACCTATCTCGCCCATGGCGTGCCGGTGGGCGGGGAACTGGATCACCTCGATGATGGCACGCTCGCCGCCGCGCTGAGGGCCCGGCGGACGAGCGAATAG
- a CDS encoding PQQ-dependent sugar dehydrogenase: MRLILAGFVSAVALSACSPSSAAAPDVTSDLEVTLTPVVEAEFPWGLAFLPNGDLLFTEKDGGLNFVAGGEGEATPVSGMPPALTEGQGGYFGLTLDPEFETNRLIYIAYAKGTTADNGTAVVRARLSDDNAALEDLTEIFLADARDTAYHFGGRLQFANDGTLFVSLGEGFKYMKDAQDPKITHGSLVRINSDGTIPADNPFADGADGKPSVYSYGHRNIQGLYYDAEEDRLYATEHGPKGGDEFNIIHPGANYGWPVVTYGVNYDGTIITEQTEKEGMEQPLTYWVPSIAPSGLTRLTSDVYPGWKGDFFVGGMNGPAGLELVRVRLEDGQVTERENLFKNEYAIRDVVEAPDGHLYVATKDLDGIFRVDIAE; encoded by the coding sequence ATGCGCCTGATCCTTGCCGGCTTTGTTTCCGCCGTCGCCCTTTCCGCTTGCAGCCCCAGTTCCGCTGCCGCACCAGATGTTACCAGCGATCTTGAAGTGACGCTGACGCCCGTGGTCGAGGCTGAATTTCCCTGGGGCCTCGCCTTCCTGCCGAATGGCGACCTACTGTTCACAGAAAAAGACGGCGGCCTGAACTTTGTCGCAGGCGGTGAAGGCGAGGCGACGCCCGTCTCCGGAATGCCCCCTGCCCTGACAGAGGGTCAGGGCGGCTATTTCGGTCTCACACTGGATCCGGAGTTCGAGACCAATCGCCTGATCTATATCGCTTATGCCAAGGGCACGACCGCCGACAATGGAACGGCAGTCGTGCGTGCGCGGCTCAGCGATGACAATGCTGCACTGGAAGACCTGACCGAGATCTTCCTCGCCGATGCCCGCGACACGGCCTACCACTTTGGTGGCCGCCTGCAGTTTGCCAATGACGGCACGCTGTTCGTCTCGCTCGGCGAGGGCTTCAAATACATGAAGGACGCCCAGGACCCGAAGATCACACACGGGTCGCTCGTCCGCATCAATTCCGACGGGACCATCCCGGCGGATAATCCGTTTGCCGACGGCGCCGATGGAAAGCCCTCAGTTTACTCATACGGCCACCGCAACATTCAGGGGCTCTACTACGACGCTGAGGAAGACAGGCTGTACGCGACCGAACATGGTCCGAAAGGCGGCGATGAGTTCAACATCATTCATCCCGGTGCAAACTATGGCTGGCCGGTGGTCACCTATGGCGTCAACTATGACGGCACGATCATTACCGAGCAGACCGAAAAGGAAGGCATGGAACAACCGCTGACCTATTGGGTGCCGTCCATTGCCCCCTCCGGCCTGACCCGCCTGACAAGCGACGTTTATCCCGGCTGGAAGGGCGACTTCTTCGTCGGCGGCATGAATGGCCCTGCAGGCCTGGAGCTTGTCCGTGTGAGGCTGGAAGACGGCCAGGTAACGGAGCGGGAGAACCTGTTCAAGAATGAATACGCGATCCGCGACGTCGTCGAGGCACCCGACGGCCACCTCTATGTCGCAACCAAGGATCTGGACGGCATTTTCCGCGTCGATATCGCGGAGTAG
- a CDS encoding TonB-dependent receptor, with translation MTKNRDSKCVWLAGASVLAMGLVAPAAVAQEDGESTRTLSTVTVTTQKVEESIQDVPIAVSAFDEDALERLQLTGGPDLVKSIPNVTFTKGNFAGYNFKIRGIGVDVVAQSGDAGVGVHQNDVPLTANRLFEAEFYDIERVEVLRGPQGTLYGRNATGGVFNLITAKPVLGEFQADAALTYGNHNTFKAKGMINVPLGDKAALRVAGSLLQRDGYVKNVVTGNDIDDRDLSSFRATFAVEPTDNLRGWISYEHFEEDDSRLRSGKQLCKKDPGFSSFGGIDISAADQLYTSLGCQDAPLSQSNDRVNSQATLGGGLGIAAGLLNGDAFTDPVIRDLRKIESAFDPIYEADQDLITWKGEWNVTDSLLLTYLGSHNETNSHSVEDYNKIAPNVAFNDLSAIPAGVSPTADLYNALFPGGVVSDPELGASNIFRTFDSSGGGSEQDSHEIRLQSDFDGPFNFNLGAIKVDFEAIDPYDQNAGYYVLSNTLTGLTQFNNATGGGVFGGPVALDSGSTDLNGLFNDTLNGDGGNYFRSLSPYRLDSTAFFGEAYFDVNDSLKFTLGLRYTDDKKEQDRIPTFLFTPDAEICAEQNGDPLQPQYARFGGTPGDPCSGTLAAADDAGDGTYNTQNKETTGRFGVDWQPNLGFTDDTLIYAFYSKGYKGGGINPPQPADNANAFPQTFKPEFVDSYEIGTKNTIWGGTAQLNVTGFMYDYQDYQITQIINRSSVNVNVDAELKGLEIEALWTPADNWLLTANLGFLDAKVVDTYGIDVLDRTNGRTDLVALKNAQTYSNCVVSAAGYATVLGAIDGGLLDPGDSAGLCVGAFAGQEALFGLDGVTVSYTDSNGETQTATAFQPIEGDAKNLDGNTMPGAPDTTVNLAAEYSFGMLGGSNWDMTIRGDYYWQAESVSRIWNTQRDQIDSWSNVNLSILFDNEESGWGVELFAKNLTDEEVITSNYLTDDSSGLFTNIFLTEPALYGVTVKKSW, from the coding sequence ATGACCAAAAACAGAGACTCGAAATGTGTCTGGCTGGCTGGCGCGTCAGTGCTGGCCATGGGGCTGGTGGCACCCGCTGCCGTCGCCCAGGAGGATGGCGAAAGCACCCGGACACTTTCCACCGTCACGGTGACGACCCAGAAGGTTGAGGAATCCATTCAGGACGTTCCGATCGCGGTTTCGGCCTTTGACGAGGACGCGCTGGAGCGCCTCCAGCTGACCGGCGGTCCGGACCTCGTCAAATCCATTCCGAACGTGACATTCACGAAGGGCAATTTTGCCGGCTACAACTTCAAGATCCGCGGCATCGGTGTCGATGTGGTCGCTCAGTCTGGTGATGCAGGGGTCGGCGTCCACCAGAATGATGTACCGCTGACGGCGAACCGCCTGTTCGAGGCTGAATTCTACGACATCGAACGGGTCGAAGTGCTGCGCGGTCCTCAGGGGACACTCTATGGCCGGAACGCGACCGGCGGTGTGTTCAACCTGATCACTGCCAAACCGGTTCTGGGTGAATTCCAGGCGGACGCCGCGCTCACCTACGGTAACCACAACACCTTCAAAGCCAAAGGCATGATCAACGTGCCCCTCGGCGACAAGGCCGCCTTGCGCGTCGCGGGCTCACTCCTTCAGCGCGACGGCTATGTGAAGAATGTTGTCACCGGTAACGACATCGACGACCGCGATCTTTCCAGCTTCCGGGCAACGTTTGCTGTCGAGCCCACCGACAATCTGCGCGGCTGGATTTCCTACGAACACTTCGAGGAAGACGACAGCCGTCTGCGGTCCGGCAAACAGCTGTGTAAGAAAGATCCGGGCTTCAGCTCCTTTGGCGGAATTGACATCAGCGCTGCTGACCAGCTCTACACGTCACTGGGCTGTCAGGATGCCCCGCTCAGCCAGTCCAATGACCGGGTGAATTCCCAGGCCACGCTGGGCGGCGGTCTCGGCATCGCGGCTGGCCTTCTCAATGGTGACGCCTTCACAGATCCTGTGATCCGTGACCTGCGCAAGATCGAATCGGCTTTCGATCCGATCTACGAGGCAGACCAGGACCTGATCACCTGGAAAGGTGAGTGGAATGTGACGGACAGCCTGCTGCTCACCTATCTCGGCAGCCACAACGAGACGAATTCCCACTCGGTCGAGGACTACAACAAGATCGCGCCGAATGTGGCATTCAACGACCTCAGCGCCATTCCGGCAGGCGTCAGCCCCACGGCAGACCTGTACAACGCCCTTTTCCCCGGAGGTGTGGTCAGCGACCCTGAACTCGGTGCCTCCAACATCTTCCGGACGTTCGACAGCTCGGGCGGTGGTAGCGAGCAGGATTCTCACGAGATTCGTCTGCAGTCTGATTTTGATGGTCCGTTCAACTTCAACCTGGGCGCCATCAAAGTCGACTTCGAGGCGATTGACCCGTATGACCAAAATGCGGGTTACTACGTACTGTCGAACACGCTGACGGGCCTGACGCAGTTCAACAATGCGACAGGTGGCGGCGTCTTCGGTGGTCCCGTGGCTCTGGACTCCGGAAGCACGGACCTGAATGGCCTGTTCAATGACACGCTGAACGGCGATGGCGGCAACTACTTCCGCTCACTGTCACCTTACCGGCTCGATTCGACAGCCTTTTTTGGTGAAGCGTATTTCGACGTGAACGACTCGCTGAAGTTCACGCTCGGCTTGCGGTATACGGATGACAAGAAGGAACAGGATCGCATTCCGACCTTCCTTTTCACACCTGATGCAGAGATCTGCGCGGAACAAAACGGCGACCCGCTCCAGCCGCAATATGCACGCTTTGGCGGTACGCCCGGAGACCCTTGTTCCGGAACCCTCGCCGCGGCGGATGATGCTGGTGATGGCACCTACAATACGCAGAACAAGGAAACCACCGGCCGCTTCGGGGTCGATTGGCAGCCTAATCTCGGCTTCACCGATGACACCCTGATCTATGCCTTCTACTCCAAAGGCTACAAGGGTGGTGGTATCAACCCGCCGCAGCCTGCTGACAATGCAAATGCCTTCCCGCAAACCTTCAAGCCGGAATTCGTGGACTCCTACGAAATCGGTACGAAGAACACGATCTGGGGTGGCACGGCTCAACTGAACGTCACGGGCTTCATGTATGATTACCAGGACTATCAGATCACGCAGATCATCAACCGTTCTTCTGTGAACGTGAACGTGGATGCGGAGCTCAAAGGTCTTGAAATCGAAGCCTTGTGGACACCGGCCGACAACTGGCTGCTGACAGCAAACCTTGGCTTCCTCGATGCGAAAGTCGTGGATACTTATGGCATTGACGTGCTTGATCGCACCAATGGCCGTACCGATCTCGTGGCACTCAAGAACGCACAGACCTATTCAAACTGTGTTGTGTCTGCAGCGGGTTACGCGACTGTCCTTGGCGCCATTGATGGCGGCCTGCTGGATCCGGGTGATTCCGCTGGCCTTTGCGTCGGTGCATTTGCAGGTCAGGAAGCCCTCTTCGGCCTCGATGGCGTGACGGTGAGCTACACAGACTCGAACGGGGAAACTCAGACAGCAACGGCCTTCCAGCCAATCGAAGGCGATGCGAAGAACCTCGATGGCAACACAATGCCAGGCGCGCCCGACACGACGGTCAACCTCGCTGCCGAATATTCGTTCGGCATGCTGGGAGGCTCTAACTGGGACATGACAATCCGCGGCGACTACTACTGGCAGGCTGAAAGCGTCAGCCGGATCTGGAACACGCAACGTGATCAGATCGACTCCTGGTCCAACGTGAACCTGTCCATTCTCTTCGATAATGAAGAGAGCGGCTGGGGCGTGGAACTGTTCGCCAAGAACCTGACGGACGAAGAAGTCATCACCAGCAACTACCTGACTGACGACTCCTCCGGCCTGTTCACCAACATCTTCCTGACCGAGCCGGCGCTGTATGGCGTCACGGTCAAGAAATCCTGGTAA